The following proteins come from a genomic window of Achromobacter sp. AONIH1:
- a CDS encoding adenine phosphoribosyltransferase, translated as MQNEYAEFIRRTIRSVPDWPQPGVTFRDITPVLQDPRAFRVLIDLFVYRYMRQRLDLVAGVDARGFIVGSVLAYELNLGFVPVRKKGKLPYRTVAEEYSLEYGNAAVEMHTDAVRTGQRVLLVDDLIATGGTMLAAIKLLQRLGANVVEAAAIIDLPDLGGSAKIAATGTPLYTVCQYQNDTTA; from the coding sequence ATGCAGAACGAATACGCCGAGTTCATCCGGCGCACCATCCGCAGCGTTCCAGACTGGCCCCAGCCCGGTGTCACGTTCCGTGACATCACGCCGGTGCTGCAGGACCCGCGGGCGTTCCGCGTCCTGATCGACCTGTTCGTCTACCGTTACATGCGTCAGCGCCTGGATCTGGTCGCGGGCGTGGATGCGCGCGGCTTCATTGTCGGCAGCGTGCTGGCCTATGAGCTGAACCTGGGCTTCGTGCCCGTGCGCAAGAAGGGCAAGCTGCCGTATCGCACGGTGGCCGAGGAATATTCGCTGGAATACGGCAACGCCGCCGTCGAGATGCACACCGACGCGGTGCGCACCGGCCAGCGCGTGCTGCTGGTGGACGATCTGATCGCCACGGGCGGCACCATGCTGGCGGCCATCAAGCTGCTGCAGCGCCTGGGCGCCAACGTGGTCGAAGCCGCCGCCATCATCGACCTGCCCGACCTGGGCGGCTCCGCCAAGATCGCCGCCACCGGCACCCCGCTGTACACGGTCTGTCAGTACCAGAACGACACCACCGCCTGA
- a CDS encoding cytochrome ubiquinol oxidase subunit I, whose amino-acid sequence MIDLDVVNLSRFQFAATALYHFLFVPLTLGLSFILAIMESVYVMTGRAIWKKMTMFWGTLFGINFALGVATGVVMEFQFGMNWSYYSHYVGDIFGAPLALEGLMAFFLEATFVGLFFFGWNRMSKVSHLVVTWLVAFGTNFSALWILIANGWMQNPVGAVFNPDTMRMEMTDFAAVIFNPVAQAKFVHTVSAGYVAGAMFVMSISAWYLLRGRHTDLAKRSMAVAASFGLASALSVVVLGDESGYLTTEHQKMKIAAMESMWHTEPAPAAFNLIAIPNQAERKNDFAIEIPYVMGIIGTRSLTTPLLGIDDLILRAENRIRDGMVAYDALQKIRANPKNTDARMVFDKTWPDLGYALLVKRYQSDMSKVTEEDIKKAAIDTVPNVAPLFWAFRVMVAVGMYLILFFGVAFWLASRGRLDSRRGLLKVALWSLPLPWVAIESGWFVAEYGRQPWVIEGVLPTYYAASGLTITDLAISLGIFLVLYTVLLIIGVKVMLHAIKAGPKSDGPAPAGAAADPVRAAVRA is encoded by the coding sequence ATGATTGATCTCGACGTCGTCAACCTGTCGCGATTCCAGTTTGCCGCGACCGCGCTTTACCACTTCCTGTTCGTGCCCCTCACGCTCGGCCTGTCGTTCATTCTCGCCATCATGGAGAGCGTGTACGTCATGACCGGACGCGCCATCTGGAAAAAGATGACGATGTTCTGGGGCACGCTGTTCGGCATCAACTTCGCGCTGGGCGTGGCCACGGGCGTGGTCATGGAATTCCAGTTCGGCATGAACTGGTCGTACTACAGCCACTACGTCGGCGACATCTTCGGCGCGCCGCTGGCGCTCGAAGGGCTGATGGCCTTCTTCCTGGAAGCCACCTTCGTCGGCCTGTTCTTCTTCGGCTGGAATCGCATGTCCAAGGTCAGCCACCTGGTGGTGACCTGGCTGGTGGCCTTCGGCACCAACTTCTCGGCCCTGTGGATCCTGATCGCCAACGGCTGGATGCAGAACCCGGTCGGCGCCGTCTTCAATCCCGACACCATGCGCATGGAGATGACGGACTTCGCCGCCGTGATCTTCAACCCGGTGGCGCAGGCCAAGTTCGTGCACACGGTCAGCGCGGGCTACGTGGCCGGCGCCATGTTCGTGATGTCGATCAGCGCCTGGTACCTGCTGCGCGGTCGCCATACGGATCTGGCCAAGCGCTCGATGGCCGTGGCCGCCAGCTTCGGCCTGGCCTCGGCCCTGTCGGTGGTGGTGCTGGGCGATGAAAGCGGCTACCTGACCACTGAACACCAGAAGATGAAGATCGCCGCCATGGAGTCCATGTGGCACACCGAGCCGGCGCCCGCCGCGTTCAACCTGATCGCCATCCCCAACCAGGCCGAGCGCAAGAACGATTTCGCCATCGAGATCCCCTACGTCATGGGCATCATCGGCACGCGCTCGCTCACCACGCCGCTGCTGGGCATCGACGACCTGATCCTGCGCGCCGAGAACCGCATCCGCGACGGCATGGTGGCCTACGACGCGCTGCAGAAGATCCGCGCCAATCCCAAGAACACCGACGCGCGCATGGTGTTCGACAAGACCTGGCCGGACCTGGGCTACGCGCTGCTGGTCAAGCGCTACCAGTCCGACATGAGCAAGGTCACCGAGGAAGACATCAAGAAGGCGGCCATCGACACCGTGCCGAACGTGGCGCCGCTGTTCTGGGCGTTCCGCGTCATGGTGGCGGTCGGCATGTACCTGATCCTGTTCTTCGGCGTGGCGTTCTGGCTGGCCTCGCGCGGCCGGCTGGACAGCCGGCGCGGCCTGCTCAAGGTGGCGCTGTGGAGCCTGCCGCTGCCGTGGGTGGCGATCGAGAGCGGCTGGTTCGTGGCCGAGTACGGCCGCCAGCCCTGGGTGATCGAAGGCGTGCTGCCGACTTACTACGCGGCCTCCGGCCTGACCATCACGGACCTGGCCATCAGCCTGGGGATTTTCCTGGTGCTGTACACGGTCCTGCTCATCATCGGCGTCAAGGTGATGCTGCACGCCATCAAGGCGGGTCCGAAATCCGACGGACCGGCGCCCGCTGGCGCGGCCGCCGATCCTGTCCGCGCCGCCGTGCGCGCCTGA
- the cydX gene encoding cytochrome bd-I oxidase subunit CydX: MWYFSWVLGLGLACAFAILNAMWFELREGHSHDPRAKRDEA; the protein is encoded by the coding sequence ATGTGGTATTTCTCGTGGGTACTCGGGCTGGGGCTGGCCTGCGCCTTCGCCATTCTCAACGCCATGTGGTTCGAACTGCGCGAGGGCCATTCGCATGACCCGCGCGCCAAGCGCGACGAAGCGTGA
- the cydD gene encoding thiol reductant ABC exporter subunit CydD, which translates to MRDTSAAGRASSLEHDPADALRKPSRGQSQWLKRLAGSARPPLLLAGAAPLAGGVLLVIQAWLLASVLDAAIARQAPRSDLLGGILGIAALMLVRACIAWAGERAGAIAAERIKRQVRLALFERLVDKGPHWSRGQASGVLASAVVDQVEALDGFFAKYLPAMAAAAMLPVAFSVLLFPVDVIAGLVLLITAPLIPLFMALVGWGAQGASRRHLRAFARLSGFFADRLRGLSTLKLYGRAEAEAESVAAASDALRQRTLSVLRIAFLSSAVLEFFAALGVAGVAVYIGLTYLGFLDLRWSVLTLQAGMFCLLMAPEVYAPLRQFAAHYHDRAAALAAVTQIDAVFDGLPDVAPAGAAPVAPAAAPAARGPVSMSARGLRLMAPGRPAPVLDGAALALAPGEHVALMGPSGIGKSSLIEAIARLRPCEGEILIDGRPLADWDEAALRGRIALIGQKPQLMAGTIAQNIRLGCPRASDEALREAARRARVLEFTERQPLGLDTVLGGRGQGLSGGQAQRVALARLFLRDPGLILLDEPTAHLDEDTQARVLDEILTFAAGRTLLIATHSPQVAARFGRTLRLADGKLEQA; encoded by the coding sequence ATGCGGGACACGTCGGCGGCGGGCCGCGCCAGCAGCCTGGAGCATGATCCCGCCGACGCGCTGCGCAAGCCCTCGCGCGGGCAGTCGCAATGGTTGAAGCGTCTGGCGGGATCGGCGCGGCCGCCCCTGCTGCTGGCCGGCGCCGCGCCGCTCGCGGGCGGCGTGCTGCTGGTGATCCAGGCCTGGCTGCTGGCCAGCGTGCTGGACGCCGCCATCGCGCGGCAGGCGCCGCGCTCGGACCTGCTGGGCGGCATCCTCGGCATCGCCGCGCTGATGCTGGTCCGCGCCTGTATCGCCTGGGCCGGCGAACGCGCCGGCGCCATCGCCGCCGAGCGGATCAAGCGCCAGGTGCGCCTGGCCCTGTTCGAGCGCCTGGTGGACAAGGGGCCGCACTGGAGTCGGGGCCAGGCCTCGGGCGTGCTGGCCAGCGCCGTGGTGGACCAGGTCGAGGCGCTGGATGGCTTCTTCGCCAAATACCTGCCGGCCATGGCCGCCGCCGCCATGCTGCCGGTGGCATTTTCCGTGCTGCTGTTTCCGGTGGATGTGATCGCGGGCCTGGTGCTGCTGATCACCGCGCCGCTGATTCCCTTGTTCATGGCCCTGGTCGGCTGGGGCGCGCAGGGCGCGAGCCGGCGGCATCTGCGCGCCTTCGCGCGGCTGTCCGGATTCTTCGCCGACCGTCTGCGCGGGCTGTCCACGCTCAAGCTGTACGGACGCGCCGAGGCCGAGGCCGAATCGGTGGCGGCCGCCAGCGACGCATTGCGTCAGCGCACCCTGTCCGTGCTGCGCATCGCCTTCCTGTCCTCGGCGGTGCTGGAGTTCTTCGCCGCCCTGGGCGTCGCCGGGGTGGCCGTGTACATCGGGCTGACCTATCTGGGTTTCCTGGACCTGCGCTGGTCGGTGCTGACCTTGCAGGCCGGCATGTTCTGCCTGTTGATGGCGCCCGAGGTCTATGCGCCGCTGCGTCAGTTCGCCGCGCACTACCATGACCGCGCGGCCGCGCTGGCGGCGGTGACGCAGATCGACGCGGTGTTCGACGGCTTGCCGGATGTGGCGCCGGCCGGGGCCGCGCCGGTTGCGCCGGCCGCCGCGCCCGCCGCGCGCGGCCCGGTTTCAATGAGCGCGCGCGGCCTGCGCTTGATGGCGCCCGGCCGTCCCGCGCCGGTGCTCGACGGCGCGGCGCTTGCGCTGGCGCCCGGCGAACACGTCGCGCTGATGGGGCCGAGCGGCATCGGCAAGTCCTCGCTGATCGAGGCGATCGCGCGCCTGCGGCCCTGCGAGGGCGAGATATTAATCGACGGCCGGCCGCTGGCGGATTGGGACGAGGCCGCGCTGCGCGGCCGGATCGCGCTGATCGGCCAGAAGCCGCAGCTGATGGCCGGCACCATCGCCCAGAATATCCGCCTGGGCTGTCCACGGGCCTCGGACGAGGCGCTGCGCGAGGCCGCAAGGCGCGCGCGAGTCCTGGAATTCACCGAGCGTCAGCCGCTGGGCCTGGATACCGTGCTGGGCGGACGCGGGCAGGGCCTGTCCGGCGGGCAGGCGCAGCGCGTGGCGCTGGCGCGGCTGTTCCTGCGCGATCCCGGACTGATCCTGCTGGACGAGCCCACGGCGCACCTGGATGAAGACACGCAGGCCCGCGTGCTGGACGAAATCCTCACATTCGCGGCGGGGCGGACGCTGCTCATCGCCACGCACTCGCCGCAGGTGGCCGCCCGTTTCGGGCGCACGCTGCGGCTGGCGGACGGCAAACTGGAACAAGCATGA
- the cydC gene encoding thiol reductant ABC exporter subunit CydC: protein MKHLLLLLPLYARRKGGLLLALFCALATVAAGVGLLGVSGWFLTGAALAGAGAAFNLFAPSALVRGLSFLRIVSRYADRLAGHSATLRLLADLRTLVFRALIRLTPRQLARYRGGDLVARMTGDVDALDTVFLFVLAPLATALLAGAIMTAVLGYWIPAAALVFALALLVACVLAPWGLQRAARGPGAAAQESAAGLRAAVLDAVDGHADMVALHAQAQTRAHFERLCGQNAQARQAQACVAARGLWFLQAAAGAAVLGVLWFGLGEHEGGGLSGPLLAGLLLAVMGIFEVAAPIMRGASRLGSAVSAAQRIREVAQCEPDMRDPDASAALPADGALELDGLRFAYPDSALVLDGVSLRVAPGERVAIQGESGAGKSTLLHLILRLEDPQAGQVRYGGRDARDCAQADWHRRIALLSQDAPVFLGTLRTNLLIGDPSADEAALWRALDAARLGDFVRGLPDGLDAWAGETGSLLSAGQARRLCLARALLSPARVLVLDEPTAGLDAAAEADFLRDLGRAAQGRAVVLATHARLPAGAVDRRCVLRGGQLHDVSSPEPVLA from the coding sequence ATGAAACACCTGCTGTTGTTGCTGCCTCTGTACGCGCGCCGCAAGGGCGGACTGCTGCTCGCGCTGTTCTGCGCGCTGGCCACCGTGGCCGCGGGCGTGGGGCTGCTGGGCGTGTCGGGCTGGTTCCTGACCGGCGCCGCGCTGGCCGGCGCGGGCGCCGCGTTCAACCTGTTCGCGCCGTCGGCGCTGGTGCGCGGCCTGTCGTTCCTGCGCATCGTGTCGCGCTATGCCGACCGCCTGGCGGGGCACTCGGCCACGCTGCGCCTGCTGGCCGATCTGCGCACGCTGGTGTTCCGCGCGCTGATTCGCCTGACGCCGCGCCAGCTGGCGCGCTATCGCGGCGGCGATCTGGTGGCGCGCATGACCGGCGACGTGGACGCGCTGGATACTGTGTTCCTGTTCGTGCTGGCGCCGCTGGCCACGGCGCTGCTGGCCGGCGCCATCATGACGGCGGTGCTGGGCTACTGGATACCGGCCGCCGCGCTGGTGTTCGCGCTGGCGCTGCTGGTGGCCTGCGTGCTTGCGCCCTGGGGCCTGCAGCGCGCCGCGCGCGGACCCGGCGCCGCCGCGCAGGAAAGCGCGGCCGGCCTGCGCGCCGCTGTGCTGGACGCGGTGGACGGCCACGCCGACATGGTGGCGCTGCATGCGCAGGCGCAGACCCGCGCGCATTTCGAGCGCCTGTGCGGGCAGAACGCGCAGGCGCGCCAGGCCCAGGCCTGCGTCGCGGCGCGCGGGCTCTGGTTCCTGCAGGCCGCTGCCGGCGCGGCCGTGCTGGGTGTGTTGTGGTTCGGGCTGGGCGAACACGAGGGCGGCGGCCTGTCCGGGCCTTTGCTGGCGGGTCTGCTGCTGGCGGTCATGGGCATATTCGAAGTGGCCGCGCCCATCATGCGCGGCGCGTCGCGCCTGGGCTCGGCGGTGTCCGCGGCGCAGCGCATCCGCGAGGTGGCGCAATGCGAGCCGGACATGCGCGATCCCGACGCGTCGGCCGCGCTGCCGGCGGATGGCGCGCTGGAACTGGACGGCTTGCGCTTCGCCTATCCCGATAGCGCCCTGGTGCTGGACGGCGTCAGCCTGCGCGTCGCGCCGGGCGAGCGCGTGGCGATCCAGGGCGAGAGCGGCGCGGGCAAGTCCACGCTGCTGCATCTGATCCTGCGGCTGGAAGATCCGCAGGCTGGCCAGGTGCGCTATGGCGGACGCGACGCGCGCGATTGCGCGCAGGCCGACTGGCACCGGCGCATCGCGCTGCTGTCGCAGGACGCGCCGGTGTTCCTGGGCACGCTGCGCACCAATCTGCTGATCGGCGACCCTTCGGCGGACGAAGCCGCGCTGTGGCGCGCGCTGGACGCCGCGCGCCTGGGCGATTTCGTGCGCGGTCTGCCCGACGGGCTGGATGCGTGGGCGGGCGAGACCGGTTCGCTGCTGTCGGCCGGGCAGGCGCGGAGGCTGTGTCTGGCGCGGGCCCTGCTGTCGCCGGCCAGGGTGCTGGTGCTGGACGAGCCCACCGCCGGCCTGGACGCGGCGGCCGAGGCCGATTTCCTGCGCGATCTGGGGCGGGCGGCGCAGGGGCGCGCCGTGGTGCTGGCCACGCATGCGCGCCTGCCGGCGGGCGCGGTGGACCGGCGCTGCGTGCTGCGCGGGGGACAGTTGCATGACGTGTCATCGCCCGAGCCTGTCCTGGCTTAA
- a CDS encoding GbsR/MarR family transcriptional regulator gives MVLSPQNERFVLHFGEMGSRWGVNRTVGQIYALLFLAPEPMNADDIAETLGFSRSNVSMGLKELQSWRLVKLMHQVGDRRDYFETPKDVWEIFRILMEEKRKREIDPTLTLLRDTLLEPASKPADVYAQQRMTEMLELIELSTGWFDEVQRLPPETLQNLMKLGSKVQKVLGFAGKLRGKG, from the coding sequence ATGGTCCTCAGCCCTCAAAACGAACGTTTCGTCCTGCACTTTGGCGAAATGGGCAGCCGCTGGGGGGTGAACCGCACCGTCGGCCAGATCTATGCGCTGTTGTTCCTGGCGCCCGAGCCGATGAACGCCGACGACATCGCCGAGACGCTGGGCTTCTCGCGCTCGAATGTCAGCATGGGTCTCAAGGAATTGCAGTCCTGGCGCCTGGTCAAGCTGATGCACCAGGTGGGCGACCGCCGCGACTACTTCGAGACGCCCAAGGATGTGTGGGAGATCTTCCGCATCCTGATGGAAGAAAAGCGCAAGCGCGAAATCGACCCCACGCTCACGTTGTTGCGCGACACGCTGCTGGAGCCGGCGTCCAAGCCCGCCGATGTCTACGCGCAGCAGCGCATGACCGAAATGCTGGAGCTGATCGAACTGTCCACGGGATGGTTCGATGAGGTTCAGCGCCTGCCGCCCGAAACCCTGCAGAACCTGATGAAACTGGGCTCCAAGGTCCAGAAGGTGCTGGGCTTCGCCGGCAAATTGCGAGGCAAGGGCTGA
- the cydB gene encoding cytochrome d ubiquinol oxidase subunit II produces the protein MDALIPFDYATLRVVWWVLLGALLIGFAVMDGFDLGVAALLPLVAKTDVERRVVINVVGPVWEGNQVWLITAGGAIFAAWPLLYAASFSGFYLAMMLALIALILRPVGFKYRSKMEGTRWRNTWDGVLCFSGVVASLVFGVAVGNIILGVPFTFDEAALRMVYQGHFYQLFTPFALLAGVLSVAMLAMHGAVLLAWRTEGVVASRARNWGRLCALLTAALFVAGGFWVAGGLNGHVITSAVDMQGPSDPMLKTVSVQAGAWMANYAKWPLMWIAPALGVAGALLALLLLTARAHMLAFLASALSIAGIILTAGFSLFPFLMPSSSNPRAGLTVWDASSSHMTLWIMVIAVAIFLPIVTLYTAWVYRVMRGKVTPESVGGTPNSY, from the coding sequence ATGGATGCATTGATTCCTTTCGACTACGCCACCCTGCGGGTGGTCTGGTGGGTGCTGCTGGGCGCGCTGCTCATCGGCTTCGCCGTCATGGACGGCTTCGACCTGGGCGTGGCGGCGCTGTTGCCGCTGGTGGCCAAGACCGACGTCGAGCGCCGCGTGGTGATCAACGTGGTCGGCCCGGTCTGGGAGGGCAACCAGGTCTGGCTCATCACCGCCGGCGGCGCCATCTTCGCCGCGTGGCCGCTGCTGTATGCCGCTTCGTTCTCGGGCTTCTACCTGGCCATGATGCTGGCGCTGATCGCGCTGATCCTGCGTCCGGTGGGCTTCAAGTACCGCAGCAAGATGGAAGGCACGCGCTGGCGCAACACCTGGGACGGCGTGCTCTGTTTCTCGGGCGTGGTGGCCTCGCTGGTGTTCGGCGTGGCGGTGGGCAACATCATTCTGGGCGTGCCCTTCACGTTCGACGAAGCCGCGCTGCGCATGGTCTACCAGGGCCATTTCTACCAGTTGTTCACGCCTTTCGCGTTGCTGGCCGGCGTGCTCAGCGTGGCCATGCTGGCCATGCACGGCGCGGTGCTGCTGGCCTGGCGCACCGAGGGCGTGGTGGCCAGCCGCGCCCGCAATTGGGGCCGGCTGTGCGCGCTGCTGACCGCGGCGCTGTTCGTGGCCGGCGGTTTCTGGGTCGCGGGCGGGCTGAACGGCCACGTCATCACCAGCGCGGTCGACATGCAGGGCCCATCCGATCCCATGCTCAAGACCGTCAGCGTGCAGGCCGGCGCCTGGATGGCCAACTACGCCAAGTGGCCGCTGATGTGGATCGCGCCCGCGCTGGGCGTGGCCGGCGCGCTGCTGGCGCTGCTGCTCCTGACGGCGCGCGCGCACATGCTGGCGTTCCTGGCGTCGGCGCTGTCCATCGCCGGGATCATCCTGACGGCGGGCTTCTCGCTATTCCCGTTCCTGATGCCCTCGTCGTCGAACCCGCGCGCCGGGCTGACGGTCTGGGATGCCTCGTCCAGCCACATGACGCTGTGGATCATGGTGATCGCGGTCGCGATCTTCCTGCCCATCGTGACGCTCTACACCGCCTGGGTGTACCGCGTGATGCGCGGCAAGGTCACGCCTGAGTCGGTCGGCGGCACCCCCAACTCATACTGA
- the purT gene encoding formate-dependent phosphoribosylglycinamide formyltransferase — protein sequence MSRISSPVLGTPLSPLATRVMLLGSGELGKEVVIALQRLGVEVIAVDRYADAPGQQVAHRAHVVPMTDADALRKIIDQERPHVIVPEIEAIATSLLVELEAAGAVRVTPTARAAQLTMNREGIRRLAAETLGLPTSPYRFVDTEQELREAIDGGIGYPCVIKPVMSSSGKGQSVIKSAEDVAESWRYAQEGGRVGGGRAIVEGFIRFDYEITLLTVRARGADGQVETRYCEPIGHKQVDGDYVESWQPHPMSPAALERAREIALAVTSNLGGLGIFGVELFVAGDQVWFSEVSPRPHDTGMVTMITQAQNEFELHARALLGLPVDTSLRQPGASSVIYGGVDAGAVSFHNVAEALAEPGTDVRLFGKPESFVKRRMGVGLAVADDVAAARAKAKRVSSAVTVKAG from the coding sequence ATGTCCCGCATTTCCAGTCCCGTCCTTGGCACGCCCCTGTCGCCCCTCGCCACCCGAGTGATGCTGCTCGGCTCCGGAGAGCTGGGCAAGGAGGTCGTCATCGCCCTGCAGCGCCTGGGCGTGGAGGTCATCGCCGTGGACCGGTACGCGGACGCGCCGGGGCAGCAGGTGGCGCACCGCGCCCACGTGGTGCCCATGACGGACGCGGATGCCTTGCGCAAGATCATCGACCAGGAACGGCCGCACGTCATTGTCCCTGAAATCGAGGCCATCGCCACCAGCCTGCTGGTCGAGCTGGAGGCCGCCGGCGCCGTGCGCGTCACGCCCACGGCGCGCGCCGCCCAGCTGACCATGAACCGCGAGGGCATCCGCCGCCTGGCGGCCGAGACCCTTGGCCTGCCGACCTCGCCGTACCGGTTCGTCGACACCGAACAGGAACTGCGCGAGGCCATCGACGGCGGCATCGGCTATCCCTGCGTGATCAAGCCCGTCATGTCGTCCTCGGGCAAGGGACAGTCCGTGATCAAGTCCGCCGAGGACGTGGCCGAGAGCTGGCGCTACGCCCAGGAAGGCGGCCGCGTCGGCGGCGGCCGCGCCATCGTCGAGGGCTTCATCCGCTTCGACTACGAAATCACGCTGCTGACCGTCCGCGCGCGTGGCGCCGACGGCCAGGTCGAGACCCGTTACTGCGAGCCCATCGGCCATAAGCAGGTGGATGGCGACTACGTGGAAAGCTGGCAGCCGCATCCCATGTCGCCGGCGGCGCTGGAGCGCGCGCGCGAGATCGCCCTGGCGGTCACGTCCAACCTGGGCGGCCTGGGCATCTTCGGCGTCGAGCTGTTCGTGGCCGGCGACCAGGTCTGGTTCTCGGAGGTCAGCCCGCGTCCGCACGATACCGGCATGGTCACCATGATCACGCAGGCGCAGAACGAATTCGAATTGCACGCCCGCGCGCTGCTGGGCCTGCCGGTGGACACCAGCCTGCGCCAGCCCGGCGCCAGCAGCGTGATCTATGGCGGCGTGGACGCGGGCGCGGTGTCGTTCCACAACGTGGCCGAGGCGCTGGCCGAGCCGGGCACCGACGTGCGCCTGTTCGGCAAGCCCGAATCCTTCGTCAAGCGCCGCATGGGCGTGGGCCTGGCCGTCGCCGACGACGTGGCGGCCGCGCGCGCCAAGGCCAAGCGGGTGTCTTCCGCCGTGACGGTCAAGGCCGGCTGA